The genomic interval TAAAGAAATTACAAATGTAGAAACATCAAAAGAATCTGGATCCATATCTCTACTAAATTCTAAGTCAATTTTTCCTTCATTTGCTTTAACAGCATCTAACGATACCGGTTCTGTAGAAGGTATTACTTTAATTAAATCTTTTAGAAATATAGTATCACCACCAAAAGGTCTTAATCTAGAGGCAATAAATTTTAAATCATAGTTCCCTAAAGATTTATATTGTATATCTACTTCAGTATTTGTACCACCAAATGTTGTTGGATCAACTCCACTAGTACCAAAAGTCCAATTAAAAACTTCTGGAGCACCAATTGTAGTATAAGAAAATCTTACTTTTTTACTTGCAGTAACTTCATTTAATGCAGCATCAGATATTGAAATTGGCGCACCTAAAGATCCATCATCATTTAAGTAATTACCAGTAATTTGTGCTTTAACAGCTGCTAAAACAGTTACTACAATTGTAGTGTCTAATTCTTTTAAACCACTAGGCATTGAGCTGTCTTCGTTACGATAAACATCTCCTTTAAAAACTTGGTGTAAAGTTACATTATGCACTCCAACTTCATTAAAGAAACCTTTTACAGTATTTTCTCCAGAAGTATTTTTGTCTGAACCAAAGATGCTTGATACGTTTTCTGGAAAGGTCCAGGTACGTGAAGCAACTCCACTAGAAATATCACCAAAATCTATATGACCACCAATATTTATGTTGTTTTCAACATTTGCTTCTGAAGTAACAATAACCCTATGATTTGCTTCTGGTAAATTTAACATTTGTTCATCATCGCATGCATAAAAGGCAAGAAGCGAAATGCATAATATCTTATATATATTTAAATTTCTCATAATTAGTTATTTATATTCGGATTAGTCTGTAATTCTTGTATAGGAATAGGGAAATAGTTATGATTTTCCGCATTGTAGTTAGTAGCACTTAACGCAAAATCGGGTCTAATTCTACCAGGTATGTATAATGGAGCAGTATCAAATGAAAGGTCAGTGTTTTCCAGTCTCCAAACTTCGTCTGCTCTTAACTCTGTAAATACTTCTTTTACAATACCCCATCTTACTAAATCTTTCCATCTATGACCTTCAAAACACAATTCTACTGCGCGTTCTACGCGTTGTAGGTGAGTTAATACTGTTTGTGCATTGGCTTGTACCATTGGGTGTGCTCCATGTACTTGCTTACTAACATGTAATTGTGGGAATTTACCGCCATTATCGTCCATGTATTTTTGAAGTGTTATTACTCCAGCTCTAGCTCTAACCATATCTATATACTCTATGGCTGTTGCATAATCATCACTTGCTCCAAGTACAGCTTCTGCATACATTAATAAAACGTCTGCATATCTAATATGTCTAAAATTAATACCAGATCTGCGGTTAGCAGGTTCTGATGGTAAATGATACCAATTAGAGTGTTTTTTTACATAAGCACTTTGTCCAAATCCAAAACCTTTTACATCAGCAAAATCCAAACCATAATATTTTCCTTCCATAAATCTAACTGCAATCGTAGCATTCATTCTTGTAGATTCTATGTTCCCATTATTGATAGAATTATTTGGGTCCACTTCATCATAAACCAACATTTCTTGTAAGTTATAAGAAGCTAATAAAGTATTAAAACCTCCATATTGTATTGATCCAACTTCTGATGCAATTGAAGAAGATTCAGCACTAGTTTGCCAAGGAGTATCATCAACAGCACCTCCATTTACACCAGGAGCTAAGTCGAAAGAATAATTTACTTCAAAAATAGATTCTGAATTAAATTCATTTTCATGCTGAAAGTTGTCTGAAATATCTTTGGTTAAACTATATACTTTAGAATCTATAACTTGTTTAAATAAACCAGCAGCTGTTGGCCACTCTTTATTGTATAAATGTACCTTTCCTAACAGTGATGTTGCAGCACCCCAAGTTGCTCTTCCCATATCGTTACTTTCCCATGATTGTGGTAAATTATTCATTGCAAATTCTAAATCTGGAAGTATTATTGCGGCATTAATTTCTGCAATAGTAGAAAAAGGTTTAGAAAGTTCTTCTTTAGTTTCTGCTACTTTATCGTGAATTACACCTCCACCATAAGTATGTGCTAATTGAAAGTAAAAGAAGGCTCTTAAAAATTTTGCTTGCGCTTCAATTTCTGCTTTTGAGTTACCTGTAAAAAGACTAGCATCTGCATCTTGTATATTTTGAATAACTTGATTTGCTCTAAAGATACCTACATAAAGTTCGTTCCATTTATCCGTTACATGATAAATACCATCGTTATAGGTTAAGTTTCTAAAAAGATTTGGTCTGTACCAAGATTCTGTACCACCAATATCTCCCATAACCATTTCGTATATTAGTTCTCCTCCACTAATGCTTTGAAACTGTAATGCACCATAAACAGTGGTTAATGCACTGTTGTATTGTCTTTCAGATTTCCAGAAAGTATCTGTAGTAATTGCATTTGGATTAACTTCTGTTAAAAAACTATCTTCATCACATGCTACGAAGAATAACGAGCATACAAGAGCAAATAGTAATGTATTATTTTTTATTAATTTCATGATTTTTATTTTTTAAAAGCTTAATTGAAGACCTAACATGAATTGACGAGTAACTGGGTAGTTCCCTCTATCTACACCTCTTGTAAAGATTCCATCTCCACCAACTTCTGGGTCATACCCTGAGTAATTTGTAAACGTAAATGGATTCGTTGAAGTTAAATACACTCTAGCTTTATCAATACCAATATCTTCTATACCAGGAATAGTGTATCCAAGTGTTAAAGTTCTAATTCTTAAATACGTTCCGTCTTCTAAGAAATAATTAGAAGCAGCTCTTACATTATTATGAAATGCACTTCGTCTAAAAGTTGGAACATCTGATGTTGGATTTTGTGGAGACCACATGTTATATAAATCTGTATGTCTTCCTTGAGTATAGGCGTACAATTTAGACCCATTATATACTTCTGCGCCATGAGAATAAAAAGCTTGTACAAAGAAATCGAAACCTTTATAATCTAAGTTTAACCCTAAACCGGCTTCAAACTCAGCTTGTCCAGAACCAGAGTAAACACGGTCATTATCGTTAACAGCACCATCGTTATTAGTATCTTTATACATCATATCTCCTAATTGAGGCGTACCTGTAGCTGATACGTCAAGCAAATTATAGGCATCTAATTGTTCTTGTGTTTTTATAACACCATCGTTTTGCAATAAAAAGAATGATCCTGCTTCATAGCCTTTCGCTAAAAAAGTAGTGTAATCTATATTTTCGCCTAAAGAGGCTGTAGGTCTACCATTGGCATAACCTCTATCTATACCGTTTAAATCCGTTACTTCATTTATATTTTTAGTAAAAGTACCTGAAATACTATATTTTAAGTCATCTCCAATTCGATCTTTGTAACTTAAAGAAAGTTCTAGTCCTTTATTAACCATGTCACCAGCGTTAATTTGCTTAACATCATAAACTCCTGAAGCTCGTGTATGGTAAGTACCAGAAGATGCAGGAAGGCGCTCTTGTAAAAGCATATCTTTTTTGTCATTTTGATATACATCTGCAGTAATGTTTAGTTTATTCCTAAACATAGATAAATCTACACCAATATTTTTAGAAATAGTAGTTTCCCATTTAATATTAGGATCTACATAACGACGCTGAATAGAACCAAAATTTAATTCTTCATTAGGACCAAACGGATAATTTATACCAGATTCAATAATTGCTGTAAACTGATAAGGTGCAATACCTTGGTTACCAACTTCTGCCCAACTTCCTCTTAATTTAAGATTGCTAATTGCATCTACGTTAAACCAATTTTCTTCACTAACATTCCAACCAGCAGAAAATCCGAAGAAATTACCATATCTATTATTTTCCGAAAATTTTGAAGACGCATCTCGTCTATAACTAGCAGATAATAAATATTTTTCATCATAATTGTATTGAGCTCTTACTAATTTTCCAGCCAAAGTACTTGTTTGGTTGTTACTAGTAGGCTTTATTCCTTCTGCACCAGAACCTAAAGTTTGAAGGCTGTTACTAGCATCTTTACTATATATGACACCAACTCCCAAATTTCTCTGTTTAAATCTTTCGTAAGAAATTACACCTAATAAATTAAGATTGTGTTTTCCGAAGTTTGTAGAATAATTAAGAATGTTTTCAATAGATTCTCTTTTAGAAAATATATAATCCTCATTTAGCAAGGCTTGTTCAGTTGAAGCAGTTGCATTAAGTGTTCCATCTCTAGCGTATGCTAAATATTGAGGACGGAAGAATTTTCTATAATAGTTATATTCATTTGAACCTAAATTTAGTTTGTACTTTAAACCTTTTGCAATTTCATACTCTAAATTAAGTGCAATATTGCTAGACTTTGTTTCTCTTTCGTCTATATTTTCTAATTGACGAGATAGGTAACCGTAAAATATTTCATTCTCCACATCTAGTGTAACACTATTTTCGCCAATGGATGGAATATCACTTAAAGGTCTGCTCCAAGGAGATTGACCAATACTATATTCGTAAAGAGCATAAGGTTCTTGTGTTCTATTTTCAATAGTATAACCAAGAGTTGCAAAGGCTTTAAATTTACCCTTGGTAAATTGCCCAGTTAATCTATTAGCTAACCTATTAAAACCAGAATTAATTAGAACACCATCTTGTTTAAAGTAATTGGTATTAAAGTTTAAGGTTAAGTTCTCTACACCACCAGAAATATTTAAACTAACATTTTGAATAACAGCATTATCATTTTGAACGTCTTCTACAAAATTCGTATCAAAATCTAAAGCATTTGCGTTAATAAAAAAAGTTTGTGGTTGAGATCCTAACTGTTCTGTAGCTATCTCTAAACTATACAGTTGTTGAGCTGTATTCATTAAAGGGGTTCCAGAAGTAATGCTTTGGATACCTGTATAGGTTGAGAGGTCAATTTTCATTTTACCTGCTTTTCCTTTTTTTGTAGTAATTAAAATAACTCCGTTAGAAGCTCTTGTACCATAAATTGAAGCAGCAGCTCCATCTTTTAAAATATCTAAAGATTCAATTTGATCTGGAGAAATGTTTGGGTTCCCTTCATAAGGAATACCATCTACAACATATAATGGTCCAGCTGCACCAGAGGAAACAGATCCTAAACCTCTAATTTGTACGTTTGCAGCTTCTCCTGGTCTACCACTTGATGCTTGTATGTTTACACCTGCTACCTTACCTTGTATTGCTGCACCTAAATCGGCTACTGGAGATCTACTAATTTCTTCAGCCCCAACGTTAACAACAGCTCCTGTAACTTCTTTCTTCTTTTGTGTACCGTAACCAACAACAACAATTTCATCTAACAAAGAAGCGTCAGAAAGTAATGTTACATTAATAGTGGTTTTACCAGTTTTAATTATTACTTCTTTTGTTTTGTACCCTAAATAACTAAAAACTAAAATGTCTCCCAACTTAGCTTTTAATTCATAAGTTCCATCCATTTCAGTACTTTGTCCATTGCTAGACCCTTTTACAATTACACTAGCTCCAGGTAAAGAATCTCCATCTGCACTTACTGTTCCTTTTATAGTAACATTTTGTGCTTGGATAAAACCAAAACTAAGCAGAAGTAATGCTGTTAATAGCATTTTTCTGTAATTGCATTTTTGCAAATTTAATTTCATTTTTTTATCGATTTTTGAATTATCATACCCAAATATTGTGTTTTTCTTACAAAACACCAATTTAAGGTACTTGACAAAAACTGAACAGGTTAAATTTTTAATTTTTTGTTAAAATTAACAGTTCCTTAAGAGTCTTTTTTTTATTTTTTGTTAAAATTATTTTAAGGACTTGTTTTTCTTATTTTTTGTTTAGATTAAGTAATAATTATATTTTTAAAAACAGGTCTTTGTGTTGTTATTTGTCTGTTTTGTAGTGATTTATGTTTTTTTTAATCCTTTTTTATAAAGATGTTTTTTTTGATAAAATAAGTGTGTTCAATTATGAACTTGACATGTCAAGTTGTAATTTTCTAATGGAACAGCTATTAAAAGGAGATTTATTTTTAGTCACTGTTTTGTCAGAAACGATACTTAAAAAAGTTAAATAAGAATAGAATAAAGGTAATTTAGTTGTTTGATTTGGGTACTTTTTTATCTTTTTACCTTAAAAACAAATTTAAAAGTTGAATTATAAATATCATTTTTTTATGATTTTAAGTTATAGTAAGATAAAATTCTGTTCTTATTTTAATTTAAAATAGGTCTAAATATAATTTTATTTATAATAGATAAAGTTTCAATTTATTTTTAAGTTTAATGGCAATTTAAAAACTACGTTATTTAATTTTTTATAGTATAACGTTCTCTTTTATTAAAATAAAAAAGGTGTAAAGCATAGAGAATCTTTTATGTTATAAAATTTTATCATTTTTTATATTAAAAAGATCAGGTTATAATAATTGTTAAAAGTGTGTCTCTAAATACGTTTTACTTTAAAAAGGATAAAAAAATCTATAAAGAGTTTTTTTTTTGAGTAAAAGAAACTTTTTTTTTAGAATTGTTTAGTTTATGTCAAGACGATAAGTTACCAATAAAAAGAGTAATACTGTAATTTTAGAGCTTATTAACTAAAATACATTTAACATGAAAAAAATTACTTTATTATTACTTTTTATGAGTTCGCTAGCATTTTCTCAAAGAGTAGAACCTACCTTTAGTTGGGCAAACAAAGCAGATTATCAAGTTAACGGAGAAGAAGCAGTAACGTTTTCGCCTGGACAAGAAATTAATTTTTCTATAACGCATACGCTTGGGGCCACAAATGGCGTTGATGATACACAAAGTTTTGTCCTTTTTGGAGTTCAAGATGAAGCTGTAGCTAATTTAGATCATATAGATGGTGTATGGGCTAATAAAAGTATAGGTGATTCAGATCCTTCTTATTTTGTATACGCTATGACAGGTACTTATACAATTCCTGCAGATGCAACGTTAAGTTCTGCTAATGCAGATTTAACTTACAGAGTATTGTCTTATTTAGCATATACACCAGATGGAGGTACTGTTATTTATGGAGGTGATGGCGCAAGTGACACTCCATTAGTTTATATAAGGAGTGCCGCAGAAATAACAGCTTTGTCTACAACAGATTTTACAAAAGAAACAGCTTTAATAATGTATCCTAATCCTGTAAAAAACACAATATTTTTAAAAGGACAAAATTTGCCTGAAACATATAAAATTACAAATACTCTTGGAAAAATTGTTAAACAAGGAAATTTTGAAGGAAGTATTGATGCTTCAGCTTTAAGTACAGGAATGTACTTTTTAGTTTATGATAATAAAACTTACACAAAGTTCTTGAAAAATAAGAGCTCTTAAAATTAATCTTTTTAATCAATTGGATTTAAGATTAAATTCAATTGATTTTTATTTACAATAAATTTATGAAAAATAGAACACTACTTACTTTAATTTCTTTTTTCTTCCTTTTTTCTTGTTCTAAAAAAGAAGTAAAGAAAGATTTTATAGAAGATTTAATTTCAAAAATGACACTTCAAGAAAAAGCAGGTCAATTAAATTTAATTCCAACAACAGGTTTTAATAAAACTGATTCAGTTCACCTTTGGATTAAAAAAGGATTGGTTGGTCATGTACAAAAATCGATAGGAGTTAAAAATAATTATGAACTGCAAAAAATTGCAGTAGAAAACTCAAGATTGGGTATTCCGTTGCTGTTTCAAGAAGATATAATTCATGGTTATAAAACCATAGCACCAGTTCCTTTAGCAGAAGCATCTAGTTGGGATTTGGCAGCAATTAGAAAATCGGCAGCGATTGCAGCAAGAGAAGCATCATCCGCAGGAATCCATTTAACATTTGCGCCAATGGTAGATATTGCAAGAGATCCTAGATGGGGAAGAATTTTAGAAGGAGCAGGAGAAGATGTTTATTTAGGAAGTTTAATTGCTGCAGCTAGAGTAAAAGGATTTCAAGAATCTAATAAAGAAAATAGCAATATTCTAGCAACCGTAAAACATTTTGTTGGTTATGGAGCTTCTTTAGCTGGTAGAGATTATAATATTTTAGATTTTTCAGAAAGAGAGTTAAGAGAGACCCATTTACCTCCTTTTAAAGCAGCAATTGATGCTGGTGTATCTAGTGTAATGACCGCATATTCTGCTTATGATGGAGTGCCTTTAGTAGCAAATAATTTTTTATTGAAAGATGTTTTAAGAGATGAACTAAAATTTAAAGGTTTAGTAATGACAGATTGGGAAACGGTTGGTAATTTAGTGAAAACAGGAATTGCGAAAAATGATACCATTGCTACAAAAATGTCTTTATTAGCAGGGAATGATATCGATATGTCTACTAAAAAATATGTGAATTTACTTCCAGAAATGGTGAGAAAAGGAATTATTTCTGAAGCTGTTTTAGATAATTCGGTAAGAAACGTATTGTTGTTAAAACAAAAAGCGGGTCTTTTTAAAGATCCTTATGCGTATTTTAATGAAGAACGAGAAGCTAAAGAGCTTTTATCCGAAGAAAACATACAAGCAACAAAAGAGATGGCTGTAAAAAGTATGGTGCTTTTAAAAAATAAGAATAACGTTTTACCACTTTTAAAGAAGAAACAAAGAATTGCAATTATTGGTCCTTTTGCAAAAGCACAAAAAGATTTATTAGGTTGGTGGTCTAGTCAAGGTAACCCAAATGATGTTGTTTCTATTTTTGCTGGAATTAAAAAGAGAGTTCCACAAACCTCAACTATTTCTTATGCTCAAGGTTGTATTGTAGAAGATTTTGAAATAAAAGGAGTAGAAATGATTGCTGACGCTGTAAGAGCTGCTAATAATGCGGATGTTATAGTATTAGCCTTAGGAGAAAAAGAATGGATGAGTGGAGAAGGAGGAGGTACAGCATCTTTGCTTTTACCAGGAGCGCAACAACAATTATTAGATGCAGTTGCAAAAACAGGAAAACCAATTATTACCTTAATTGTTTCTGGAAGACCTTATGTTTTAACAGATGTTGTAAAAAAATCTACCGCTGTTTTACAAGTTTGGATGCCAGGAACTACAGGTGGTACAGCAGTTGCTGAAATTTTGTTTGGAGATTATAATCCTTCAGGGAAATTAACGGTTACTTTTCCTTTTCATCAGGGGCAAGTTCCTATTTATTATAATTATAAGAAAACCAGTCATTCTTTTAATGCAGGACCTAAGAATAATAGATATACAACAACTCATAGAGATATTACTTCTGATCCATTATTCCCTTTTGGTTTTGGATTAAGTTACAATAGTTATTCTTACAAAAATTTAAAGCTTGATAAAACTACAATGAATAAAAATGATAGTATAAAAGTTTCTGTTGATGTTACTAATAAAGGAAAATACAACGGAAGAGAAATTGTACAATTATATATTCATGATAAAGTTTGTTCGGTAACAAGACCAGTAAAAGAATTAAAAGACTTCTTAAGTTTAGAACTTAAACCAAATGAAACGAAAACGGCTACTTTTTATATTACCTCAGATAAATTAAGGTTTATAGGTCTTGATTATAAAACAACAATTGAAGAAGGAGCGTTTGAAGTTTTTGTTGGTAAGAATTCTTCTGATACTTCTAAACTAGACTTTTGGTTAGAATAAAGGTTTAAATTATGTAAAGGTAAAAAGTCTCAACTTATAGAATAAGTTGAGACTTTTAAATTTAGCATCCTTAATACATTAAAACCCAGTTCCTAGCGCTTCCATACTTGCAGCTTGCTTGTATAAGAACATCTTCTTTATCACCACCATTATCTTCCATGTCAGCAATACTAGTTTGTAATTATAGAGACATTCCTATTAAGAAGAATAATCCCCGAAAAAGTAATTTGTTTTTAATTTTGTTGTTTTAGTTAATAATTGAGTTATTTTTTTTCATAGCA from Polaribacter sejongensis carries:
- a CDS encoding RagB/SusD family nutrient uptake outer membrane protein, coding for MKLIKNNTLLFALVCSLFFVACDEDSFLTEVNPNAITTDTFWKSERQYNSALTTVYGALQFQSISGGELIYEMVMGDIGGTESWYRPNLFRNLTYNDGIYHVTDKWNELYVGIFRANQVIQNIQDADASLFTGNSKAEIEAQAKFLRAFFYFQLAHTYGGGVIHDKVAETKEELSKPFSTIAEINAAIILPDLEFAMNNLPQSWESNDMGRATWGAATSLLGKVHLYNKEWPTAAGLFKQVIDSKVYSLTKDISDNFQHENEFNSESIFEVNYSFDLAPGVNGGAVDDTPWQTSAESSSIASEVGSIQYGGFNTLLASYNLQEMLVYDEVDPNNSINNGNIESTRMNATIAVRFMEGKYYGLDFADVKGFGFGQSAYVKKHSNWYHLPSEPANRRSGINFRHIRYADVLLMYAEAVLGASDDYATAIEYIDMVRARAGVITLQKYMDDNGGKFPQLHVSKQVHGAHPMVQANAQTVLTHLQRVERAVELCFEGHRWKDLVRWGIVKEVFTELRADEVWRLENTDLSFDTAPLYIPGRIRPDFALSATNYNAENHNYFPIPIQELQTNPNINN
- a CDS encoding SusC/RagA family TonB-linked outer membrane protein, with product MKLNLQKCNYRKMLLTALLLLSFGFIQAQNVTIKGTVSADGDSLPGASVIVKGSSNGQSTEMDGTYELKAKLGDILVFSYLGYKTKEVIIKTGKTTINVTLLSDASLLDEIVVVGYGTQKKKEVTGAVVNVGAEEISRSPVADLGAAIQGKVAGVNIQASSGRPGEAANVQIRGLGSVSSGAAGPLYVVDGIPYEGNPNISPDQIESLDILKDGAAASIYGTRASNGVILITTKKGKAGKMKIDLSTYTGIQSITSGTPLMNTAQQLYSLEIATEQLGSQPQTFFINANALDFDTNFVEDVQNDNAVIQNVSLNISGGVENLTLNFNTNYFKQDGVLINSGFNRLANRLTGQFTKGKFKAFATLGYTIENRTQEPYALYEYSIGQSPWSRPLSDIPSIGENSVTLDVENEIFYGYLSRQLENIDERETKSSNIALNLEYEIAKGLKYKLNLGSNEYNYYRKFFRPQYLAYARDGTLNATASTEQALLNEDYIFSKRESIENILNYSTNFGKHNLNLLGVISYERFKQRNLGVGVIYSKDASNSLQTLGSGAEGIKPTSNNQTSTLAGKLVRAQYNYDEKYLLSASYRRDASSKFSENNRYGNFFGFSAGWNVSEENWFNVDAISNLKLRGSWAEVGNQGIAPYQFTAIIESGINYPFGPNEELNFGSIQRRYVDPNIKWETTISKNIGVDLSMFRNKLNITADVYQNDKKDMLLQERLPASSGTYHTRASGVYDVKQINAGDMVNKGLELSLSYKDRIGDDLKYSISGTFTKNINEVTDLNGIDRGYANGRPTASLGENIDYTTFLAKGYEAGSFFLLQNDGVIKTQEQLDAYNLLDVSATGTPQLGDMMYKDTNNDGAVNDNDRVYSGSGQAEFEAGLGLNLDYKGFDFFVQAFYSHGAEVYNGSKLYAYTQGRHTDLYNMWSPQNPTSDVPTFRRSAFHNNVRAASNYFLEDGTYLRIRTLTLGYTIPGIEDIGIDKARVYLTSTNPFTFTNYSGYDPEVGGDGIFTRGVDRGNYPVTRQFMLGLQLSF
- a CDS encoding T9SS type A sorting domain-containing protein — its product is MKKITLLLLFMSSLAFSQRVEPTFSWANKADYQVNGEEAVTFSPGQEINFSITHTLGATNGVDDTQSFVLFGVQDEAVANLDHIDGVWANKSIGDSDPSYFVYAMTGTYTIPADATLSSANADLTYRVLSYLAYTPDGGTVIYGGDGASDTPLVYIRSAAEITALSTTDFTKETALIMYPNPVKNTIFLKGQNLPETYKITNTLGKIVKQGNFEGSIDASALSTGMYFLVYDNKTYTKFLKNKSS
- the bglX gene encoding beta-glucosidase BglX; amino-acid sequence: MKNRTLLTLISFFFLFSCSKKEVKKDFIEDLISKMTLQEKAGQLNLIPTTGFNKTDSVHLWIKKGLVGHVQKSIGVKNNYELQKIAVENSRLGIPLLFQEDIIHGYKTIAPVPLAEASSWDLAAIRKSAAIAAREASSAGIHLTFAPMVDIARDPRWGRILEGAGEDVYLGSLIAAARVKGFQESNKENSNILATVKHFVGYGASLAGRDYNILDFSERELRETHLPPFKAAIDAGVSSVMTAYSAYDGVPLVANNFLLKDVLRDELKFKGLVMTDWETVGNLVKTGIAKNDTIATKMSLLAGNDIDMSTKKYVNLLPEMVRKGIISEAVLDNSVRNVLLLKQKAGLFKDPYAYFNEEREAKELLSEENIQATKEMAVKSMVLLKNKNNVLPLLKKKQRIAIIGPFAKAQKDLLGWWSSQGNPNDVVSIFAGIKKRVPQTSTISYAQGCIVEDFEIKGVEMIADAVRAANNADVIVLALGEKEWMSGEGGGTASLLLPGAQQQLLDAVAKTGKPIITLIVSGRPYVLTDVVKKSTAVLQVWMPGTTGGTAVAEILFGDYNPSGKLTVTFPFHQGQVPIYYNYKKTSHSFNAGPKNNRYTTTHRDITSDPLFPFGFGLSYNSYSYKNLKLDKTTMNKNDSIKVSVDVTNKGKYNGREIVQLYIHDKVCSVTRPVKELKDFLSLELKPNETKTATFYITSDKLRFIGLDYKTTIEEGAFEVFVGKNSSDTSKLDFWLE